One Kitasatospora sp. NBC_01266 genomic window carries:
- a CDS encoding acyl-CoA carboxylase epsilon subunit, with amino-acid sequence MTPNPEAAVPEAAVPEPALIRVLSGHPDPAELAAVTLAVLLRARAAASSAGTATATRRPRWRATARGYRQAGSWATG; translated from the coding sequence ATGACTCCGAACCCCGAGGCCGCCGTTCCCGAGGCCGCCGTTCCCGAGCCCGCGCTGATCCGGGTGCTGAGCGGCCACCCGGACCCGGCCGAGCTGGCCGCCGTCACGCTGGCCGTGCTGCTGCGCGCCCGCGCGGCGGCATCGTCGGCCGGCACCGCGACCGCGACCCGCCGCCCGCGCTGGCGGGCGACCGCCCGCGGCTACCGCCAGGCCGGCAGCTGGGCGACCGGCTGA
- a CDS encoding non-ribosomal peptide synthetase: MAGPAPHPSPDWNPAPHPPTRGQTVHELFDWCVERWPEAVAVRHGAREVCYAELAEASYDYAAELERLGVGPGSLVPVLMPRSPEFLAVLLAVLRRGAAYAALDPRWPRPRLDGLLERLAGPVLVTTEPGPWAKPTWTPPAVDAVEGGRRPGEVTVTGDDPSAVFFTSGSTGTPKGVLTAHRGNVRLFDRWAFAPVGERAVMPQSLAATWDAFGLDSWAVLLGGGTIVIQQDSLELARRLRELIADESVDTVFLPTAVFHLVVDSDLDAFTGLKVLGTGGERLSATHARRFLERHPGIPLHNMYGPVECTIAATGHLVTLADCDEATGIPIGRPYDNTAVHILDPEGRLCAVGESGEIHLSGAGLALGYLDDPELTAQRFSTLPLGPDGAPVLAYRTGDLGRWSEQGVIHFEGRADRQVKLRGFRIELDDVEQAARTTTGVGSCAVVPLTGPDGACEDLSLFYVPAGEGGLTENQLRTALTAKLPGYLVPGQIHRLEQLPVLEDRKVDRHTLTALAVRLRTQGADGDAPRGATEQLLADLFREILGIAAVPRDISFFALGGTSLTAAQLAGRLEQQFAVRLRLAEIFDAPTVRDLATVLDAHPAPVD; this comes from the coding sequence GTGGCAGGACCCGCGCCCCACCCCTCGCCGGACTGGAATCCGGCTCCCCACCCGCCGACCCGCGGGCAGACCGTGCACGAGCTGTTCGACTGGTGCGTCGAGCGCTGGCCGGAGGCCGTCGCGGTGCGCCACGGCGCCCGCGAGGTCTGCTACGCCGAGCTGGCCGAGGCCTCGTACGACTACGCCGCCGAGCTGGAGCGGCTGGGCGTCGGCCCCGGCAGCCTGGTCCCAGTGCTGATGCCCCGCTCCCCCGAGTTCCTGGCCGTCCTGCTCGCCGTGCTGCGGCGCGGCGCCGCCTACGCCGCGCTCGACCCGCGCTGGCCCCGCCCCCGGCTGGACGGCCTGCTGGAGCGGCTGGCCGGCCCGGTGCTGGTCACCACCGAGCCGGGCCCGTGGGCCAAGCCGACCTGGACCCCGCCCGCCGTGGACGCGGTCGAGGGCGGCCGGCGCCCCGGCGAGGTCACGGTGACCGGCGACGACCCGAGCGCCGTCTTCTTCACCTCCGGCAGCACCGGCACCCCCAAGGGCGTGCTCACCGCGCACCGCGGCAACGTGCGTCTCTTCGACCGCTGGGCGTTCGCCCCGGTCGGCGAGCGGGCCGTGATGCCGCAGTCGCTGGCCGCCACCTGGGACGCCTTCGGCCTGGACTCCTGGGCCGTGCTGCTCGGCGGCGGCACCATCGTGATCCAGCAGGACTCACTCGAACTGGCCCGCCGCCTGCGCGAGTTGATCGCCGATGAGTCCGTCGACACGGTCTTCCTACCGACCGCCGTCTTCCACCTGGTGGTCGACAGCGACCTGGACGCCTTCACCGGCCTGAAGGTGCTGGGCACCGGCGGCGAGCGGCTCTCCGCCACCCACGCCCGCCGGTTCCTCGAGCGCCACCCCGGCATCCCGCTGCACAACATGTACGGCCCGGTGGAGTGCACCATCGCCGCCACCGGCCACCTGGTCACCCTCGCCGACTGCGACGAGGCCACCGGCATCCCGATCGGCCGCCCCTACGACAACACCGCCGTGCACATCCTGGACCCCGAGGGCCGGCTCTGCGCCGTCGGCGAGAGTGGCGAGATCCACCTGTCCGGCGCCGGCCTGGCGCTCGGCTACCTGGACGACCCCGAGCTGACCGCACAGCGCTTCAGCACCCTGCCGCTGGGCCCGGACGGCGCGCCCGTCCTGGCCTACCGCACCGGCGACCTGGGCCGCTGGTCCGAGCAGGGCGTGATCCACTTCGAGGGCCGCGCCGACCGCCAGGTCAAGCTGCGCGGCTTCCGGATCGAGCTGGACGACGTCGAGCAGGCCGCCCGCACCACCACCGGTGTCGGCAGCTGCGCGGTCGTCCCGCTGACCGGCCCCGACGGCGCCTGCGAGGACCTCAGCCTCTTCTACGTCCCGGCGGGCGAGGGCGGTCTGACGGAGAATCAGCTTCGCACGGCGCTGACCGCCAAGCTCCCCGGCTACCTGGTCCCCGGCCAGATCCACCGCCTCGAGCAGCTCCCCGTCCTGGAGGACCGCAAGGTCGACCGCCACACCCTCACCGCCCTCGCCGTCCGCCTGCGCACCCAGGGCGCCGACGGCGACGCCCCGCGCGGCGCCACCGAACAGCTGCTCGCCGACCTGTTCCGCGAGATCCTCGGCATCGCCGCCGTCCCCCGCGACATCTCCTTCTTCGCCCTCGGCGGCACCTCCCTGACCGCCGCCCAACTCGCGGGCCGCCTGGAGCAGCAGTTCGCGGTCCGGCTGCGCCTCGCCGAGATCTTCGACGCCCCCACCGTGCGCGACCTGGCGACCGTGCTGGACGCCCACCCGGCACCGGTCGACTGA
- a CDS encoding cytochrome P450 — translation MTIPAGDQLQEQAKTATFVWQMSELGDPYAKLLLRQVNPYRFCEQARELGPIHRSKVGPWVTADHQLALTILRDRRFGVRRADGTRDLAQFTSMDDSFLKLDPPDHTRLRRMVTPFFGARRFNAQRPRIEALCHELLDAVDTEAPFDLMDQLIRPLMNTLVRDLFQVPEESAERFDRNCTTTGRVFEGFASPEQYEELEAAVADLRSVLSELVELRAAEPGDDVVSELLTAYRGGGVTMDEVIGVLGLLSIAGTESTSHLMGNGVLALLEHRDQWDLLCADPELATRVVDETLRYDPPNQLISRVAHVDVELAGARIEAGDSVVILTGGANRDPKAYPDPNRFDITREGGPESLTFSTGIHFCLGAALARTAAEICFRVLVDRLPTLRQAGPVRRRMASSIRGLHRFPVSA, via the coding sequence ATGACTATTCCGGCGGGCGACCAGCTCCAGGAGCAGGCGAAGACCGCCACATTCGTGTGGCAGATGAGCGAACTCGGCGATCCTTACGCCAAGTTGCTGCTGCGCCAGGTCAATCCCTACCGCTTCTGCGAGCAGGCGAGGGAACTCGGCCCGATCCACCGCAGCAAGGTCGGCCCGTGGGTGACCGCGGACCACCAGCTGGCGCTGACCATCCTGCGCGACCGCCGGTTCGGCGTGCGCCGCGCCGACGGCACCCGCGACCTGGCCCAGTTCACCTCGATGGACGACTCCTTCCTCAAGCTCGACCCGCCGGACCACACCCGGCTTCGCCGGATGGTCACCCCGTTCTTCGGTGCCCGCCGGTTCAACGCGCAGCGCCCGCGGATCGAGGCGCTCTGCCACGAACTGCTGGACGCCGTCGACACCGAGGCGCCGTTCGACCTGATGGACCAGCTGATCAGGCCGCTGATGAACACCCTGGTCCGCGACCTGTTCCAGGTCCCCGAGGAGAGCGCCGAGCGCTTCGACCGCAACTGCACCACCACCGGACGGGTCTTCGAGGGCTTCGCCTCCCCCGAGCAGTACGAGGAGCTGGAGGCCGCCGTGGCCGACCTGCGCAGCGTGCTGAGCGAGCTGGTGGAGCTGCGGGCCGCCGAGCCGGGCGACGACGTGGTCAGCGAGCTGCTCACCGCCTACCGGGGCGGCGGGGTCACCATGGACGAGGTGATCGGGGTGCTCGGGCTGCTCTCGATCGCCGGCACCGAGTCCACCTCGCACCTGATGGGCAACGGCGTGCTGGCCCTGCTGGAGCACCGCGACCAGTGGGACCTGCTGTGCGCCGACCCGGAGTTGGCGACCAGGGTGGTGGACGAGACGCTGCGCTACGACCCGCCGAACCAGCTGATCAGCCGGGTCGCGCACGTGGACGTGGAGCTGGCCGGGGCCCGGATCGAGGCCGGCGACTCGGTGGTCATCCTCACCGGCGGCGCCAACCGGGACCCCAAGGCCTACCCGGACCCGAACCGCTTCGACATCACCCGCGAGGGCGGCCCCGAGTCCCTCACCTTCTCCACCGGGATCCACTTCTGCCTGGGCGCGGCGCTGGCCAGGACGGCGGCGGAGATCTGCTTCCGGGTGCTGGTCGACCGGCTGCCCACGCTGCGCCAGGCCGGCCCGGTGCGCCGCCGGATGGCCTCCTCGATCCGCGGCCTGCACCGCTTCCCGGTGTCGGCGTAG
- a CDS encoding acyl-CoA carboxylase subunit beta has translation MSATDLRVRAAELRAVKEDAAFGPSLAATEAQRRRGKLTVRERLDLLFDPGTFREIEQLRRHRATGFGLEDRRPPTDGVVTGWGKVEGRTVFVYAHDFRIFGGSLGEAHAEKIHKVMDLALAAGAPLVSLSDGAGARIQEGVTALAGYGGIFRRNVAASGVIPQISVMLGPCAGGATYSPALTDFVFMVRDIAQMYITGPDVVQAVTGEQITHNGLGGAEVHSCVSGASAFLYDTEQDCLAEVRQLISLLPQNNRELPPRVRPEDPAGHSGERLLELVPADPNRSYDMRAVIEEIVDDGDLFEVHAGWATNIICALARLDGHVVGVVANQPASLAGVLDIHASEKAARFVQTCDAFNIPLVTLVDVPGFLPGGDQEHGGIIRHGAKLLYSYCAATVPRVQVILRKAYGGAYIVMDSRSIGADLSFAWPTNEIAVMGAEGAANVVFRREIAAADDPEAARAHRVKQYKQELMHPYYAAERGLVDDVIDPADTRAVLIDALDVLRMKHAPLPERKHGNPPF, from the coding sequence ATGTCTGCTACCGACCTCCGGGTGAGAGCGGCCGAACTGCGCGCGGTCAAGGAGGACGCCGCGTTCGGACCCTCGCTGGCCGCCACCGAGGCCCAGCGCCGGCGCGGCAAGCTCACCGTGCGCGAACGCCTCGACCTGCTCTTCGATCCGGGCACCTTCCGCGAGATCGAGCAGCTGCGCCGGCACCGGGCCACCGGCTTCGGCCTGGAGGACCGCCGCCCGCCCACCGACGGCGTGGTGACCGGCTGGGGCAAGGTCGAGGGCCGCACCGTCTTCGTCTACGCCCACGACTTCCGGATCTTCGGCGGCTCGCTCGGCGAGGCGCACGCCGAGAAGATCCACAAGGTGATGGACCTGGCGCTGGCCGCCGGCGCGCCGCTGGTCTCGCTCAGCGACGGCGCGGGTGCCCGGATCCAGGAGGGGGTCACCGCGCTGGCCGGCTACGGCGGCATCTTCCGCCGCAACGTGGCCGCCTCCGGGGTGATCCCGCAGATCTCGGTGATGCTCGGCCCGTGCGCGGGCGGTGCCACCTACTCCCCCGCGCTGACCGACTTCGTCTTCATGGTCCGCGACATCGCCCAGATGTACATCACCGGCCCCGACGTGGTGCAGGCGGTGACCGGCGAGCAGATCACCCACAACGGGCTCGGCGGCGCCGAGGTGCACTCCTGCGTCTCCGGCGCCAGCGCCTTCCTCTACGACACCGAGCAGGACTGCCTGGCCGAGGTGCGCCAGCTGATCTCGCTGCTGCCCCAGAACAACCGCGAACTGCCGCCCCGGGTGCGCCCCGAGGACCCGGCCGGGCACTCCGGCGAGCGGCTGCTGGAGCTGGTGCCGGCCGACCCCAACCGCTCCTACGACATGCGCGCGGTCATCGAGGAGATCGTCGACGACGGCGACCTGTTCGAGGTGCACGCCGGCTGGGCGACCAACATCATCTGCGCGCTGGCCCGGCTGGACGGCCATGTGGTCGGCGTGGTGGCCAACCAACCCGCCTCGCTGGCCGGGGTGCTGGACATCCACGCCTCGGAGAAGGCCGCCCGCTTCGTGCAGACCTGCGACGCCTTCAACATCCCGCTGGTCACCCTGGTCGACGTGCCGGGCTTCCTGCCCGGCGGCGACCAGGAGCACGGCGGCATCATCCGGCACGGCGCCAAGCTGCTCTACTCCTACTGCGCCGCGACCGTGCCCCGGGTCCAGGTGATCCTGCGCAAGGCCTACGGCGGCGCCTACATCGTGATGGACTCGCGCTCGATCGGCGCCGACCTGTCCTTCGCCTGGCCGACCAACGAGATCGCCGTGATGGGCGCCGAGGGCGCGGCCAACGTGGTCTTCCGCCGCGAGATCGCCGCCGCCGACGATCCGGAGGCGGCCCGCGCGCACCGGGTGAAGCAGTACAAGCAGGAGCTGATGCACCCGTACTACGCGGCCGAGCGCGGCCTGGTGGACGACGTCATCGACCCCGCCGACACCCGGGCGGTGCTGATTGACGCGCTCGACGTGCTGCGGATGAAGCACGCGCCGCTGCCCGAGCGCAAGCACGGCAACCCGCCGTTCTGA
- a CDS encoding condensation domain-containing protein has product MEPRENTPAPRPVAPRPVDLPVTRKEEAMWLLERLVPGSNVNNVPGATVRVEGRLDQQLVLASVNALLHRHPVLRTVYTAEGTTLRKAVLAPEQATLPLLARTVTESELAEALREFVVRTFPLDGSPLVRLALFSTERADVLCLAVHHLVFDNTSSTVFLEELAHVYDLAAAGQDLTAIPVEEVPTFEERQPDGKSLAFWRTQLEGFDPDSGELWLGSRPGGSGTLAGDHVTHPLSAEASAVLRGAQRALRAPDAVVLLAAYFLLLARHGAGPDFAVGLPVNIRDQKVQRTIGYHVNILPLRTTVDLKLSFKDFVRQVRDAFLEAVAHADAPVDVLLADAPRIEATWRSALFRHVFNFLPGRGTREYRIGGMPGRLEIVETGSSKFDLEFLIVPIGEGYEIKAIYSTDVHSAEEVELLLRRYDELLTGLGGAPELPLAAVPAWSAADRAVLGREVLDRDAQDREALRREVLDRETLGAAAVTAFDGPGLIPALAARVAAEPTAVAVQEPSRSTSYRQLWQAALATRELLVAHGVGSADLVGIVAPPGAELVAAALGVWLAGAAYVAPGPQEVAADVKVLLAAPGAARLAAPTCLPLVELTDADFPEPLATTPDPDSAATTDLTHRQLSVLLSHFSTELAGPVDAVWRSPLAAEGALLEVWLPLATGGRIVPAGAEPELAATLDAHPGALLQAPATDWWRLLATVEGRLLDRPVLVGGAGLNHALATRLRSAGARPHAVRGWWGAAPVKADAEAVLRPLTGVRAKITAPDGSALPIGVRGELLVGAGSEPLSPTGLLGRWTRGGELAVLGDLGRRLRRRGGAVQPEQVERLLAEHPSVAAAAVLELPGPATAPPGSATAEPVLAALVQRIPGLRQDDPQLIAELQDLTTARLPHAAVPDRIAVLPALPTRADGSLDHAALPAAATEALSLAGERSSEHLPLLVGLWQELIGRPDLDADANFFASGGHSLLAAQLVQKVEERSGIRLKLADAFEHPTPAALATRMAAVARTA; this is encoded by the coding sequence ATGGAACCTCGCGAGAACACGCCCGCGCCGCGGCCGGTGGCGCCGCGGCCGGTGGACCTGCCGGTCACCCGCAAGGAAGAGGCGATGTGGCTGCTGGAGCGGCTGGTGCCCGGCAGCAACGTCAACAACGTGCCCGGCGCCACCGTGCGGGTCGAGGGACGGCTGGACCAGCAGTTGGTGCTGGCCTCGGTGAACGCGCTGCTGCACCGCCACCCGGTGCTGCGCACCGTCTACACGGCCGAGGGGACCACGCTGCGCAAGGCGGTCCTGGCACCCGAGCAGGCCACCCTGCCGCTGCTGGCCCGCACCGTGACGGAAAGTGAACTCGCCGAGGCACTGCGCGAGTTCGTGGTCCGCACCTTCCCGCTGGACGGCAGCCCGCTGGTCCGCCTGGCGCTGTTCTCGACCGAGCGGGCCGACGTGCTCTGCCTGGCCGTGCACCACCTGGTCTTCGACAACACCTCCAGCACCGTCTTCCTGGAGGAGCTGGCCCACGTCTACGACCTGGCCGCCGCCGGGCAGGACCTGACGGCGATCCCGGTCGAGGAGGTGCCGACCTTCGAGGAGCGGCAGCCCGACGGGAAGAGCCTGGCGTTCTGGCGGACCCAGCTGGAGGGCTTCGACCCCGACAGCGGCGAGCTGTGGCTGGGCAGCCGCCCCGGCGGCTCCGGCACGCTGGCCGGCGACCACGTCACCCACCCGCTCTCCGCCGAGGCCTCGGCCGTGCTGCGCGGCGCCCAGCGCGCGCTGCGGGCCCCGGACGCGGTGGTCCTGCTGGCCGCCTACTTCCTGCTGCTCGCCCGGCACGGCGCGGGCCCCGACTTCGCGGTCGGCCTGCCGGTCAACATCCGTGACCAGAAGGTCCAGCGGACGATCGGCTACCACGTGAACATCCTGCCGCTGCGCACCACCGTCGACCTGAAGCTCAGTTTCAAGGACTTCGTCCGCCAGGTCCGCGACGCCTTCCTGGAGGCGGTCGCGCACGCCGACGCCCCGGTGGACGTGCTGCTCGCCGACGCCCCGCGGATCGAGGCCACCTGGCGCTCCGCGCTGTTCCGGCACGTCTTCAACTTCCTTCCCGGGCGCGGCACTCGGGAGTACCGGATCGGCGGGATGCCGGGCCGCCTGGAGATCGTGGAGACCGGGAGCAGCAAGTTCGACCTGGAGTTCCTGATCGTCCCGATCGGCGAGGGCTACGAGATCAAGGCGATCTACTCGACCGACGTGCACAGCGCCGAGGAGGTGGAGCTGCTGCTGCGCCGCTACGACGAGCTGCTCACCGGGCTCGGCGGCGCGCCCGAGCTGCCGCTGGCGGCCGTGCCGGCCTGGTCGGCGGCGGACCGCGCGGTGCTGGGCCGCGAGGTGCTCGACCGCGACGCGCAGGACCGTGAGGCGCTGCGCCGCGAGGTGCTGGACCGCGAGACGCTCGGCGCCGCGGCCGTCACCGCCTTCGACGGCCCCGGCCTGATCCCGGCGCTGGCCGCCCGGGTGGCCGCCGAGCCGACCGCCGTCGCCGTCCAGGAGCCGTCCCGCTCCACCAGCTACCGGCAGCTGTGGCAAGCCGCGCTGGCCACCCGCGAGCTGCTGGTGGCGCACGGCGTGGGCAGCGCGGACCTGGTGGGCATCGTCGCGCCGCCCGGCGCCGAGCTGGTCGCCGCCGCGCTGGGCGTCTGGCTGGCCGGCGCCGCGTATGTCGCCCCGGGCCCGCAGGAGGTGGCGGCGGACGTGAAGGTGCTGCTGGCCGCCCCCGGCGCCGCGCGGCTCGCGGCGCCGACCTGCCTGCCGCTGGTGGAGCTGACCGACGCCGACTTCCCCGAGCCGCTGGCGACCACGCCCGACCCGGACTCGGCCGCCACCACTGACCTGACACACCGTCAACTCTCGGTACTCCTGTCCCACTTCAGCACCGAACTGGCCGGCCCGGTGGACGCCGTGTGGCGCTCGCCACTGGCGGCCGAGGGTGCACTGCTCGAGGTCTGGCTGCCGCTCGCCACCGGCGGGCGGATCGTGCCGGCCGGCGCCGAGCCGGAGCTGGCGGCCACCCTGGACGCCCACCCGGGCGCGCTGCTGCAGGCGCCCGCCACCGACTGGTGGCGACTGCTCGCCACCGTCGAGGGACGGCTGCTGGACCGTCCGGTGCTGGTCGGCGGGGCGGGTCTGAACCACGCGCTGGCGACCCGGCTGCGCTCGGCCGGCGCCCGCCCGCACGCGGTGCGCGGCTGGTGGGGCGCGGCACCGGTGAAGGCGGACGCGGAGGCCGTGCTCCGCCCGCTGACCGGAGTGCGGGCCAAGATCACCGCCCCGGACGGCAGCGCGCTGCCGATCGGCGTGCGCGGCGAACTCCTGGTCGGCGCCGGGTCGGAACCCCTCTCCCCCACCGGCCTGCTGGGCCGCTGGACGCGCGGCGGCGAGCTGGCGGTGCTCGGTGACCTGGGGCGCCGGCTGCGGCGCAGGGGCGGCGCGGTTCAGCCCGAGCAGGTCGAACGGCTGCTGGCCGAGCACCCGTCGGTGGCAGCCGCCGCCGTGCTGGAGCTGCCCGGCCCGGCCACCGCACCGCCCGGCTCCGCGACGGCCGAGCCCGTGCTGGCGGCCCTGGTCCAGCGGATCCCCGGTCTGCGCCAGGACGACCCGCAGCTGATCGCCGAACTCCAGGACCTGACCACCGCCCGGCTGCCGCACGCCGCCGTCCCCGACCGGATCGCGGTCCTGCCCGCGCTGCCGACCAGGGCGGACGGCTCGCTCGACCACGCCGCGCTGCCCGCCGCGGCCACCGAGGCGCTCTCGCTGGCGGGTGAGCGGAGCAGCGAGCACCTGCCGCTGCTGGTCGGCCTCTGGCAGGAGCTGATCGGCCGTCCGGACCTCGACGCGGACGCCAACTTCTTCGCCAGCGGCGGCCATTCGCTGCTCGCCGCGCAGCTGGTGCAGAAGGTGGAGGAGCGCAGCGGGATCCGACTGAAGCTGGCCGACGCCTTCGAGCACCCCACCCCCGCGGCGCTGGCGACCCGGATGGCCGCCGTGGCACGGACGGCCTGA
- a CDS encoding cytochrome P450, with protein sequence MEEYLQTSRFIWYMGALGDPYALLLRGQEDPYELFEQVRARGPLHLSRLGTWVSADHALGNKILRDGRFGTRRADGARVAPQFSSLDDSFLKLDPPDHTRLRRLSIPLFSPKMMAGYRPHVEHVCNELLDRLDLEGGFDLVQDFAKHLPIALIRGLLGIPEEYREKFDRCCHGSALVLEGFVSPEQTEELQLAVDGLYEVFSDMMELRAADPGEDVISRLVAAEREGLLTRSESIGVCGIIAVAGTETTTNLVANGTLALLDRPEQWDLLRENPDLAPGVVEETLRWDSPAQLATRVAHAEVEIAGQTLPEGSLVAILTAAANRDPAVFKDPDVFDITRNSKTEHLAFSGGPHYCLGAPLARMEGDVAFRTLVDRLPQLRQTGPVDRWVSASARGLRHFPVAAR encoded by the coding sequence ATGGAAGAGTATCTCCAGACCTCGCGGTTCATCTGGTACATGGGCGCGCTCGGCGACCCGTACGCGCTGCTGCTGCGCGGCCAGGAGGACCCGTACGAGCTGTTCGAGCAGGTCCGGGCCCGCGGCCCGCTGCACCTGAGCCGGCTGGGCACCTGGGTCAGCGCCGACCACGCGCTGGGCAACAAGATCCTGCGCGACGGCCGGTTCGGCACCCGCCGGGCCGACGGCGCCCGGGTGGCGCCCCAGTTCTCCTCGCTGGACGACTCCTTCCTCAAGCTCGACCCGCCGGACCACACCCGGCTGCGCCGCCTGTCGATCCCGCTGTTCAGCCCGAAGATGATGGCCGGCTACCGCCCGCACGTCGAGCACGTCTGCAACGAACTGCTCGACCGGCTCGACCTGGAGGGCGGCTTCGACCTGGTCCAGGACTTCGCCAAGCACCTGCCGATCGCGCTGATCCGCGGCCTGCTGGGGATCCCGGAGGAGTACCGGGAGAAGTTCGACCGCTGCTGCCACGGCTCCGCCCTGGTGCTGGAGGGCTTCGTCTCGCCCGAGCAGACCGAGGAACTCCAGCTCGCGGTGGACGGCCTCTACGAGGTCTTCAGCGACATGATGGAGCTGCGCGCCGCCGACCCCGGCGAGGACGTGATCAGCCGGCTGGTCGCCGCCGAGCGGGAGGGCCTGCTGACCCGCTCGGAGTCGATCGGCGTCTGCGGGATCATCGCGGTGGCCGGCACCGAGACCACCACCAACCTGGTCGCCAACGGCACCCTGGCGCTGCTGGACCGCCCCGAGCAGTGGGACCTGCTGCGCGAGAACCCCGACCTGGCCCCCGGCGTGGTCGAGGAGACGCTGCGCTGGGACTCCCCCGCCCAGCTGGCCACCCGGGTCGCGCACGCCGAGGTGGAGATCGCCGGCCAGACGCTGCCCGAGGGCTCGCTGGTCGCGATCCTGACCGCGGCCGCCAACCGCGACCCGGCGGTCTTCAAGGACCCGGACGTCTTCGACATCACCCGCAACTCCAAGACCGAGCACCTGGCCTTCTCCGGCGGCCCGCACTACTGCCTGGGCGCCCCACTGGCCCGGATGGAGGGCGACGTCGCGTTCCGCACCCTGGTGGACCGGCTGCCCCAGCTGCGCCAGACCGGCCCGGTGGACCGCTGGGTCTCCGCCTCCGCGCGCGGCCTGCGGCACTTCCCGGTCGCGGCCCGCTGA